The following coding sequences are from one Arachis hypogaea cultivar Tifrunner chromosome 7, arahy.Tifrunner.gnm2.J5K5, whole genome shotgun sequence window:
- the LOC112702835 gene encoding probable ribonuclease P/MRP protein subunit POP5 has product MVGFKNRFMVMEVFLNPNREYLGGTPLIITQFNVTKAIKDSILVNFGVCGLATAMASFDIKYVNPITNLCIIRAATEDYEKVWSAITMVKNIAHVPVIFNLLDITGSKRSCQSLALKCEESKFEQYKLTVGDQLKPDEPKRMSSFLDRIKASKF; this is encoded by the exons ATGGTGGGATTCAAGAACCGATTTATGGTGATGGAGGTTTTTCTAAACCCTAATAGAGAATATTTAGGGGGCACCCCTCTGATAATTACACAGTTTAATGTCACAAAAGCTATAAAAGACAGCATCCTTGTAAATTTTGGGGTGTGTGGTTTGGCTACAGCAATGGCATCATTTGATA TCAAGTATGTAAATCCAATCACTAATTTGTGTATAATTAGAGCTGCAACGGAGGACTATGAAAAAGTATGGTCTGCCATTACAATGGTTAAAAATATTGCACATGTGCCTGTCATATTTAACTTGCTGGATATAACTG GAAGTAAAAGGTCATGCCAATCTCTGGCCTTGAAATGTGAGGAATCAAAGTTTGAGCAATACAAACTAACGGTTGGTGATCAACTCAAACCTGATGAACCTAAACGTATGTCAAGCTTTCTTGATCGGATCAAAGCATCAAAGTTTTAG
- the LOC112702833 gene encoding probable phosphopantothenoylcysteine decarboxylase, whose product MMARSEAVSSVGDNMSVDNGSRKPRILLAASGSVAAVKFANLCHCFSEWAEVRAVATSASLHFIDREAIPKDIILYIDENEWSSWTKLGDSVLHIELRKWADIMVIAPLSANTLGKIAGGLCDNLLTCIVRAWDYSKPFFVATAMNTFMWNNPFTERHLIAIDELGISLIPPVTKRLACGDYGNGAMAEPATIYSTVRLFYESKAQQGNGDV is encoded by the exons ATGATGGCGCGCTCAGAAGCTGTAAGTTCAGTAGGAGATAATATGTCGGTAGATAATGGATCAAGGAAGCCTCGGATTCTACTCGCCGCTAGTGGGAGTGTGGCTGCTGTCAAATTTGCAAATCTTTGTCATTGTTTTTCTGAGTGGGCAGAAGTAAGAGCAGTTGCAACGAGTGCGTCACTGCATTTTATTGACAGAGAAGCAATTCCTAaggatataattttatatatcgaCGAGAATGAATGGTCAAGTTGGACGAAACTAGGAGATAGTGTGCTTCACATTGAGCTTCGCAAATGGGCTGATATCATGGTCATCGCTCCATTATCAGCAAACACTCTTGGCAAG ATTGCCGGAGGGTTGTGTGACAATCTACTGACATGTATTGTTCGAGCATGGGACTACAGTAAGCCATTCTTTGTTGCAACAGCCATGAACACTTTCATGTGGAACAATCCTTTCACGGAACGACATCTCATTGCCATTGACGAGCTCGGTATATCTCTCATCCCCCCGGTTACAAAGAGGTTAGCTTGTGGTGATTATGGCAATGGTGCAATGGCTGAACCAGCTACCATTTACTCTACTGTGAGGCTCTTTTACGAGTCAAAGGCTCAGCAAGGTAACGGTGACGTGTAG
- the LOC112702834 gene encoding pentatricopeptide repeat-containing protein At1g02150 translates to MLLLQSSLHKALSPSLSLSYAVSYSAALPSKISTISIGCRGVRCFQGLSVTCSISKIHSYGTVDYERRPIVRWNDIYKRISLMQNPELGSAAVLEQWEDEGKSFTKWELCRVIKELRKYKRYKRALEVYGWMNNKPERFSVSSSDAAIQLDLISKVHGVSSAEEYFLSLADKLTDRRTYGALLNVYVRYRMKEKAEALFDKMRSKGYAVHSLPFNVMMTLYVNLKVYDKVDMLASEMREKNIRLDIYSYNICLSSCGSRGSIEKMEEVFDQMVKDPKIVPNWTTFSTMATMYINMNMFEKAVGCLRKVESRIKGRDRVPFHYLLSLYGSVGKKDDVYRVWSTYKSMFATIPNLGYHAIIASLVKLDDIEGAEKIYEEWLSTSSTYDPRITNLLIGCYVKKGNTDKALGFFRQMTEGGGIPNSKTWEIICSGHIADERIADALSCFKEAFAADVSNKWRPRATNFSAFFKLCQDKDDTTSAEVLTGLLRQSRFIKNEVFVSLIGLSESDGTINNGELSTEVDTADITDDNDDGENAVDDSQMFNQLESTL, encoded by the exons ATGCTGCTGCTTCAATCCTCTTTGCATAAAGCCCTTTCCCCCTCCCTTTCCCTTTCATATGCCGTCTCTTATTCCGCTGCTCTTCCCTCTAAAATTTCCACTATCTCCATTGGTTGTAGGGGTGTCAGGTGCTTTCAGGGGCTCTCTGTCACGTGCTCCATCTCAAAGATCCATAGTTATGGCACCGTGGACTACGAGCGCAGACCCATCGTCAGGTGGAATGATATATACAAGAGAATATCGTTGATGCAGAACCCTGAACTCGGTTCCGCCGCTGTGTTAGAACAGTGGGAAGATGAAGGAAAGAGCTTTACTAAATGGGAGCTGTGTAGGGTTATCAAAGAGCTGAGAAAgtataaaagatataaaagagCCCTTGAG GTTTATGGTTGGATGAACAACAAACCAGAGAGGTTTAGTGTATCTTCAAGTGATGCAGCAATTCAGTTAGATCTGATTTCCAAGGTTCATGGAGTTTCTAGTGCAGAAGAGTATTTTCTGAGTCTGGCTGATAAGTTAACAGATAGAAGGACCTATGGAGCGCTTTTGAATGTATACGTGCGATATAGAATGAAGGAAAAGGCAGAGGCATTATTTGACAAAATGAGGAGTAAAGGTTATGCAGTACATTCGCTACCATTTAATGTAATGATGACTTTGTATGTGAACCTTAAGGTTTATGATAAAGTTGATATGTTGGCTTCagaaatgagagagaaaaacatacgGCTCGATATCTATTCATATAATATCTGTCTATCTTCATGTGGTTCTCGAGGATCAATAGAAAAGATGGAGGAGGTGTTTGACCAGATGGTGAAGGACCCGAAGATTGTTCCTAATTGGACTACATTTAGCACAATGGCTACAATGTATATAAATATGAATATGTTTGAAAAAGCAGTAGGCTGCTTAAGAAAGGTTGAGAGTAGAATCAAAGGCCGGGATAGAGTACCATTTCATTATCTTCTGAGCTTATATGGAAGTGTTGGAAAGAAAGATGACGTTTATCGTGTGTGGAGTACTTATAAATCAATGTTTGCCACTATACCAAACTTGGGATACCATGCTATTATTGCTTCTCTGGTTAAACTGGATGATATTGAGGGTGCAGAAAAAATTTATGAGGAATGGCTTTCAACAAGTTCGACTTATGATCCGAGAATAACAAACCTTCTGATAGGCTGTTATGTCAAGAAAGGCAATACTGACAAAGCTCTGGGTTTCTTTAGACAAATGACTGAAGGTGGTGGAATTCCGAATTCAAAAACTTGGGAGATTATTTGTTCTGGGCATATCGCTGATGAGAGGATCGCGGATGCTCTGTCTTGCTTTAAAGAAGCTTTTGCGGCCGATGTTTCAAACAAATGGAGACCAAGGGCGACAAACTTTTCTGCATTCTTTAAACTTTGTCAGGACAAAGATGATACTACAAGTGCTGAAGTGTTAACTGGGTTGTTGAGACAGTCTAGATTTATCAAGAATGAAGTTTTTGTGTCACTCATTGGCTTGTCAGAATCCGATGGTACCATCAACAATGGCGAATTGTCGACCGAAGTTGATACCGCGGATATAACTGATGATAACGATGATGGTGAAAATGCAGTTGATGACTCTCAAATGTTCAACCAATTGGAGAGTACCTTGTGA